A genome region from Dickeya dadantii NCPPB 898 includes the following:
- the rlmH gene encoding 23S rRNA (pseudouridine(1915)-N(3))-methyltransferase RlmH — protein MKLQLVAVGTKMPDWVQTGFTDYLRRFPKDMPFELVEIPAGKRGKNADIKRILEREGELMLAAVGKGNRIVTLDIPGSRWETPQLAQQLERWKQDGRDISLLIGGPEGLAPQCKAAAEQSWSLSPLTLPHPLVRVLVAESLYRAWSITTNHPYHRE, from the coding sequence ATGAAGCTGCAACTGGTCGCCGTTGGCACCAAAATGCCCGACTGGGTGCAGACCGGCTTTACCGACTACCTTCGCCGTTTCCCCAAAGATATGCCGTTTGAACTGGTGGAAATTCCGGCGGGTAAGCGCGGCAAGAACGCCGATATCAAACGGATTTTGGAACGAGAAGGCGAACTGATGCTGGCCGCCGTAGGCAAAGGCAACCGGATCGTGACGCTGGATATTCCCGGTTCGCGTTGGGAAACGCCGCAGCTGGCGCAGCAACTGGAACGCTGGAAACAGGACGGACGCGATATCAGCCTGCTGATTGGCGGCCCGGAAGGGCTGGCGCCGCAATGCAAAGCCGCGGCGGAGCAAAGCTGGTCGCTGTCGCCGCTGACGCTGCCGCACCCGCTGGTGCGCGTGCTGGTGGCGGAGAGTCTGTACCGTGCCTGGAGTATTACCACCAATCATCCTTACCATCGGGAGTAA
- the rsfS gene encoding ribosome silencing factor, whose amino-acid sequence MQGQALQDFVIDKLDDLKGQDIVALNVKGKSSITDCMIICTGTSSRHVTSIADHVVQESRAAGLMPLGVEGENDADWVVVDLGDVIVHVMQEESRHLYELEKLWG is encoded by the coding sequence TTGCAAGGCCAAGCACTCCAAGATTTCGTTATTGATAAACTTGACGATTTGAAAGGTCAGGATATCGTTGCCCTCAATGTAAAAGGGAAATCCAGTATCACTGACTGCATGATTATTTGTACCGGCACATCCAGCCGTCATGTCACCTCCATCGCCGATCACGTTGTGCAGGAATCCCGCGCCGCCGGGCTGATGCCGTTGGGCGTTGAAGGGGAAAACGACGCCGACTGGGTCGTGGTCGATCTCGGCGACGTGATCGTCCATGTGATGCAGGAAGAGAGCCGTCACCTGTACGAACTGGAAAAACTCTGGGGCTGA
- the nadD gene encoding nicotinate-nucleotide adenylyltransferase has product MRYSDLSTPPVTQPLTAYFGGTFDPIHYGHLRPVAALAQDIGLQRVILLPNNVPPHREQPEASASQRKTMVELAVRDNPLFHIDDRELQRATPSYTIETLEALRAEKGADAPLAFIIGQDSLLTLHRWHRWQEILDYCHLLVCARPGYHQQLDTAELEAWLTAHQTHDVATLHRRCHGLIYLAHTPLLPISATDIRHRRQQGLDCHDLLPESVLKYIDTHGLYR; this is encoded by the coding sequence TTGAGGTATAGCGATTTGTCGACACCCCCGGTCACCCAGCCCCTGACCGCCTACTTTGGCGGCACCTTTGACCCGATTCACTACGGGCATTTGCGCCCGGTCGCCGCGCTGGCGCAGGACATCGGGCTGCAACGGGTCATTCTGCTGCCCAACAACGTCCCGCCGCACCGTGAGCAGCCGGAAGCCAGCGCCAGCCAGCGCAAGACCATGGTTGAGCTGGCGGTACGCGACAATCCGCTGTTTCACATCGACGATCGTGAGCTGCAGCGCGCCACGCCGTCCTACACCATTGAAACGCTGGAAGCGCTACGTGCCGAGAAAGGCGCCGACGCGCCGCTGGCGTTCATTATCGGGCAAGACTCGCTGTTGACGCTGCATCGCTGGCATCGCTGGCAGGAAATTCTGGATTACTGCCATCTGCTGGTCTGCGCTCGCCCCGGTTACCATCAGCAGTTGGATACCGCCGAGCTGGAAGCCTGGCTGACGGCGCACCAGACCCACGATGTCGCCACGTTGCACCGCCGCTGTCACGGGCTGATTTACCTCGCCCATACCCCTCTGCTGCCGATTTCCGCCACCGATATCCGCCATCGCCGGCAACAAGGCCTCGATTGTCACGATCTGCTGCCCGAAAGTGTGCTGAAGTATATTGACACACACGGACTCTATCGATAG
- the holA gene encoding DNA polymerase III subunit delta, with translation MIRIYPEQLTAQLHEGLRGCYLLFGNEPLLLQESQDQIRTIARQQDFLEHFSFTLDNNTDWDTIFSTCQALSLFASRQTLLLILPDAGPGAPGGEQLVKLSTLLHPDILLMVRGNKLTKAQENSAWFKALSQQGVYVPCMTPEQEQLPRWVAHRAKNMKLELDDAASQLICYCYEGNLLALVQALERLSLLYPDGKLTLPRVEQAVNDAAHFTPFHWLDALLGGKSKRAWHILQQLRLEECEPVILLRTVQRELLLLLQLKRRMATTPLRTLLDQHKVWQNRRPLLTQALQRLSLTQLQQAITLLSRLEITLKQNYGQPVWAELETLSMILCGKALPDGLLEV, from the coding sequence ATGATTCGGATCTATCCGGAACAACTGACCGCGCAGCTCCATGAGGGGCTGCGCGGCTGTTATCTGCTGTTCGGCAATGAACCCTTATTGCTGCAGGAGAGTCAGGATCAGATCCGCACTATCGCCCGTCAGCAGGATTTTCTGGAACATTTCAGTTTCACGCTGGATAACAACACCGACTGGGACACCATTTTTTCCACCTGTCAGGCGCTCAGCCTGTTCGCCTCCCGTCAAACCCTGCTGCTGATTCTGCCGGACGCCGGTCCCGGCGCCCCCGGCGGCGAGCAACTGGTCAAACTCTCCACCTTGCTGCATCCCGACATTTTGTTGATGGTCAGGGGCAACAAACTCACCAAAGCGCAGGAAAACAGCGCCTGGTTCAAAGCGTTGTCGCAACAGGGCGTGTACGTTCCCTGCATGACGCCCGAACAGGAACAACTCCCCCGCTGGGTAGCGCACCGGGCTAAAAACATGAAGCTGGAACTGGATGACGCCGCCAGCCAGTTGATTTGCTATTGCTATGAAGGGAATCTGCTGGCGTTGGTGCAAGCGCTGGAACGGCTGTCGCTGCTGTATCCGGACGGCAAGCTGACGCTGCCGCGGGTCGAGCAGGCGGTCAACGATGCCGCGCATTTCACGCCGTTCCACTGGCTGGATGCGCTGCTGGGCGGCAAAAGCAAACGCGCGTGGCACATTTTGCAGCAGTTGCGGCTGGAAGAGTGCGAGCCGGTCATCCTGCTGCGCACCGTACAGCGGGAATTGCTGCTGCTGCTACAGTTAAAACGACGTATGGCGACCACGCCGCTGCGCACCCTGCTTGACCAGCACAAAGTGTGGCAAAACCGGCGCCCGCTGTTGACGCAGGCGTTGCAACGCCTGTCGCTGACGCAGTTGCAGCAGGCTATTACCCTGCTGAGCCGGTTGGAGATCACCCTGAAACAGAATTACGGACAACCGGTCTGGGCCGAACTGGAAACGCTGTCGATGATTCTGTGCGGTAAAGCGCTGCCTGACGGCCTGCTTGAGGTATAG
- the lptE gene encoding LPS assembly lipoprotein LptE, with protein sequence MRHPFLTLVLGLVVLMTAGCGFHLRGTTQMPEQLHNLILDSGDPYGPMTRAIREQLRLNNVNIMENTERKDLPSFRFMGDHLVRNTVSIFQDGKTAEYQLVLEVKAQVLIPGDDIYPLSVTIFRSFFDNPLAALAKDAEQDLVLREMRDQAAQQLVRKLLTIKGSQNAKIKQKAQAATSAPARP encoded by the coding sequence GTGCGACACCCGTTTTTAACGCTGGTGCTGGGGCTGGTGGTCTTGATGACCGCCGGCTGCGGCTTTCATCTGCGCGGCACCACTCAGATGCCGGAGCAACTGCATAATCTGATTCTGGACAGCGGCGACCCCTACGGCCCGATGACGCGAGCCATCCGTGAACAGTTGCGTCTCAATAACGTCAACATCATGGAAAACACCGAACGGAAGGATCTGCCGTCCTTCCGCTTTATGGGAGACCATCTGGTCCGCAACACCGTATCGATTTTCCAGGATGGGAAAACAGCCGAATACCAGTTGGTACTGGAAGTGAAGGCGCAGGTGCTGATTCCGGGTGATGACATTTATCCGCTCAGCGTGACGATTTTCCGCTCCTTCTTCGATAACCCGCTTGCCGCTCTGGCTAAAGACGCCGAGCAGGATCTCGTGTTGCGTGAAATGCGTGACCAGGCAGCCCAGCAGTTGGTACGAAAACTACTGACGATCAAAGGAAGTCAGAACGCGAAAATCAAGCAGAAGGCGCAGGCCGCTACATCCGCACCGGCACGCCCATGA
- the leuS gene encoding leucine--tRNA ligase — protein sequence MQEQYRPEEIEAHVQLHWQEKQTFKVTEEPGKEKYYCLSMLPYPSGRLHMGHVRNYTIGDVISRYQRMLGKNVLQPIGWDAFGLPAEGAAVKNNTAPAPWTYANIEYMKNQLKLLGFGYDWDREVATCKPDYYRWEQWFFTKLYEKGLVYKKTSAVNWCPNDQTVLANEQVIDGCCWRCDTKVERKEIPQWFIKITAYADELLNDLDTLESWPEQVKTMQRNWIGRSEGVEITFDVADSEEKLSVYTTRPDTFMGVTYVAVAAGHPLAQKAAENNPALQDFIAECGNTKMAEADMATMEKKGIATGLFAIHPLTGENVPVWAANFVLMEYGTGAVMAVPGHDQRDWEFAHKYNLPVKPVILMADGSEPDLSAQAQTEKGRLFNSGEFNGLDFDAAFNAIADKLVSQGVGQRKVNYRLRDWGVSRQRYWGAPIPMMTLEDGTVVPIPEDQLPVILPEDVVMDGITSPIKADPEWAKTTFNGQPALRETDTFDTFMESSWYYARYTCPQYDQGMLDPAAANYWLPVDQYVGGIEHAILHLMYFRFFHKLMRDAGLVNSNEPAKRLLCQGMVLADAFYHAGNNGERIWVSPSDVTLERDDKGRITKAFDKDGRELVYAGMSKMSKSKNNGIDPQVMVERYGADTVRLFMMFASPAEMTLEWQESGVEGANRFLKRVWKQVYDHTGKGAAQPLDTAALTEDQKVLRRDLHKTIAKVTDDIGRRQTFNTAIAAIMELMNKLAKASQESEQDRALTQETLLAVVRMLYPFTPHACFVLWRELQGEGDIDLAPWPVADEQAMVEDSRLVVVQVNGKVRGKITVAADATEQQVRDRAAQEPLVAKYLDGVTVRKVIFVPGKLLNLVVG from the coding sequence ATGCAAGAGCAATACCGCCCAGAAGAGATCGAAGCGCACGTCCAGCTTCACTGGCAAGAGAAACAAACTTTCAAAGTGACCGAAGAACCCGGCAAGGAAAAATACTATTGCCTTTCCATGCTGCCTTATCCTTCTGGCCGTCTACACATGGGTCATGTCCGCAACTACACCATCGGCGACGTGATCTCCCGCTATCAGCGCATGTTGGGCAAGAACGTGCTGCAGCCGATCGGCTGGGACGCCTTTGGCCTGCCGGCGGAAGGTGCGGCGGTAAAAAACAATACCGCGCCGGCCCCCTGGACCTACGCCAATATTGAATACATGAAAAACCAGCTGAAACTGCTGGGTTTCGGCTACGACTGGGATCGCGAAGTGGCGACCTGCAAGCCGGATTACTACCGCTGGGAACAGTGGTTCTTCACCAAACTGTACGAGAAAGGCCTGGTTTATAAAAAAACCTCAGCGGTGAACTGGTGCCCGAACGACCAGACCGTACTGGCCAACGAGCAGGTGATCGACGGGTGCTGCTGGCGTTGCGATACCAAGGTGGAACGCAAAGAAATCCCACAGTGGTTCATCAAAATCACCGCTTACGCCGACGAACTGCTCAACGATCTGGATACGCTGGAAAGCTGGCCTGAGCAGGTCAAAACCATGCAGCGCAACTGGATCGGCCGTTCCGAAGGGGTGGAAATCACCTTTGACGTGGCAGACAGTGAAGAGAAGCTGAGTGTTTATACCACCCGCCCGGACACCTTCATGGGCGTGACCTACGTCGCCGTGGCGGCCGGTCACCCGCTGGCGCAGAAAGCGGCGGAAAATAATCCGGCGCTGCAGGACTTTATCGCCGAATGTGGCAACACTAAAATGGCGGAAGCCGACATGGCGACCATGGAGAAAAAAGGCATCGCCACCGGTTTGTTCGCCATTCACCCGCTGACTGGCGAAAATGTGCCGGTGTGGGCCGCCAACTTCGTGCTGATGGAATACGGCACCGGCGCTGTGATGGCGGTACCGGGCCATGACCAGCGCGACTGGGAATTCGCCCACAAATACAACCTGCCGGTGAAACCGGTTATTCTGATGGCTGACGGCAGCGAGCCGGATCTGTCCGCGCAGGCGCAGACGGAAAAAGGCCGTCTGTTCAACTCCGGCGAGTTCAATGGGCTGGATTTCGACGCCGCGTTCAATGCCATTGCCGATAAACTGGTATCGCAGGGCGTCGGTCAGCGTAAGGTCAATTACCGCCTGCGCGACTGGGGCGTATCCCGCCAGCGTTACTGGGGCGCGCCGATTCCGATGATGACGCTGGAAGACGGCACCGTAGTCCCCATCCCGGAAGACCAACTGCCGGTAATTCTGCCGGAAGACGTGGTGATGGACGGCATTACCAGCCCGATCAAAGCCGATCCCGAGTGGGCCAAAACCACGTTCAACGGCCAGCCGGCGCTGCGTGAAACCGACACCTTCGATACCTTCATGGAGTCGTCCTGGTACTACGCGCGTTATACCTGCCCACAGTACGATCAGGGTATGCTGGATCCCGCCGCCGCCAACTACTGGCTGCCGGTAGACCAGTATGTCGGCGGCATCGAACATGCCATCCTGCACCTGATGTACTTCCGCTTTTTCCACAAACTGATGCGCGACGCCGGTTTGGTGAACTCTAACGAGCCGGCCAAACGTCTGCTGTGTCAGGGGATGGTGCTGGCCGACGCCTTCTACCATGCCGGCAACAACGGCGAGCGAATCTGGGTATCGCCGAGCGACGTGACGCTGGAACGCGACGACAAAGGCCGCATCACCAAGGCGTTCGATAAAGACGGTCGCGAGCTGGTTTACGCCGGCATGAGCAAAATGTCGAAATCGAAAAACAACGGTATCGACCCGCAGGTCATGGTTGAACGCTACGGTGCCGACACCGTACGTCTGTTTATGATGTTCGCATCCCCGGCGGAAATGACGCTGGAATGGCAGGAATCCGGCGTGGAAGGGGCGAACCGTTTCCTGAAACGCGTGTGGAAACAGGTTTACGACCACACCGGAAAAGGCGCTGCCCAGCCGCTGGATACCGCGGCATTGACAGAAGACCAGAAGGTGCTGCGCCGCGACCTGCACAAAACCATCGCCAAAGTAACGGATGATATCGGCCGTCGTCAGACCTTCAACACCGCCATCGCGGCGATCATGGAGCTGATGAACAAGCTGGCCAAAGCGTCGCAGGAGTCGGAACAGGATCGCGCGCTGACACAGGAAACGCTGCTGGCAGTGGTGCGGATGCTCTACCCGTTCACCCCGCATGCCTGTTTCGTGCTGTGGCGCGAGCTGCAAGGCGAAGGCGACATCGATCTGGCGCCGTGGCCGGTAGCGGACGAACAGGCGATGGTGGAAGACTCCCGTCTGGTGGTGGTGCAGGTCAACGGTAAAGTTCGCGGCAAGATCACCGTGGCGGCCGATGCCACCGAGCAACAAGTTCGCGATCGTGCGGCACAGGAGCCGCTGGTAGCCAAATATCTGGATGGCGTGACCGTTCGCAAAGTGATTTTCGTTCCGGGCAAACTGCTTAACCTGGTTGTGGGTTAA
- a CDS encoding zinc ribbon-containing protein, whose translation MSKVVQYYRELMSAVTEWLSRGERDMDKLMSDARRQLQETNELTQKEIEQVILALQRDLEAFSLSYEESQNAFADSVFVRVIRESLWQNLADITDKTQLEWREVFKDVSHHGVYHSGEVVGLGNLVCEQCHHHIAFYTPEVLPLCPKCGHDQFHRQPFSP comes from the coding sequence ATGAGCAAAGTCGTTCAGTATTACCGGGAACTGATGTCCGCCGTTACCGAGTGGCTAAGCCGCGGCGAGCGGGACATGGATAAGCTGATGTCGGATGCCCGGCGCCAGTTGCAGGAAACCAATGAACTGACGCAAAAGGAGATTGAACAGGTAATACTGGCGCTCCAGCGTGATCTGGAAGCCTTCTCCCTCAGCTATGAGGAGAGCCAGAATGCCTTTGCCGACAGCGTGTTCGTCCGCGTGATCCGCGAAAGTCTATGGCAAAACCTGGCTGACATCACCGATAAGACGCAACTGGAATGGCGCGAAGTGTTTAAGGATGTCAGCCATCACGGCGTGTATCACAGCGGCGAGGTGGTGGGGCTAGGCAATCTGGTGTGTGAACAGTGCCATCATCACATTGCGTTTTATACCCCGGAAGTCTTGCCGCTGTGCCCGAAATGCGGCCACGACCAGTTTCATCGCCAGCCGTTTTCGCCCTGA
- a CDS encoding amino acid ABC transporter ATP-binding protein produces the protein MIFLKNVSKWYGQFQVLTDCSTEVKKGEVVVVCGPSGSGKSTLIKTVNGLEPIQQGQIDVNGITVSDKRTNLAQLRAKVGMVFQHFELFPHLSIVDNLTLAQVKVLKRDKETAREKGLKLLARVGLSAHANKFPGQLSGGQQQRVAIARALCMDPVAMLFDEPTSALDPEMINEVLDVMVELAQEGMTMMVVTHEMGFARKVAHRVIFMDEGKIIEDTRKEDFFSNPQSDRAKDFLAKILH, from the coding sequence ATGATTTTCCTGAAAAATGTTTCTAAATGGTATGGTCAATTTCAGGTGCTGACCGACTGCTCCACCGAAGTGAAAAAAGGTGAAGTGGTGGTGGTTTGCGGACCTTCCGGCTCCGGGAAATCGACCCTAATCAAAACCGTTAACGGCCTGGAGCCGATCCAGCAAGGTCAGATCGATGTTAACGGCATCACTGTCAGTGACAAACGCACCAATCTGGCGCAATTACGCGCCAAAGTCGGGATGGTGTTCCAGCACTTTGAGCTGTTTCCTCACTTGTCCATCGTCGACAACCTGACGCTGGCGCAGGTCAAAGTACTCAAACGCGATAAAGAAACCGCCCGCGAAAAAGGGCTGAAGCTGCTGGCGCGCGTCGGTCTGTCGGCCCATGCCAACAAGTTCCCCGGCCAGCTGTCCGGCGGCCAGCAACAGCGTGTGGCCATCGCCCGCGCCCTGTGTATGGATCCGGTGGCGATGCTGTTTGACGAACCGACTTCGGCGCTCGACCCGGAAATGATCAATGAAGTGCTGGACGTGATGGTGGAGCTGGCGCAAGAAGGCATGACCATGATGGTGGTAACCCACGAGATGGGATTCGCCCGCAAGGTGGCGCACCGCGTTATCTTCATGGATGAAGGCAAGATCATTGAAGACACTCGCAAAGAGGACTTCTTCAGCAATCCGCAATCCGACCGCGCTAAAGACTTTCTGGCGAAAATCCTGCATTAA
- the gltK gene encoding glutamate/aspartate ABC transporter permease GltK → MYNFDWSSIPPSLPYLIKGMGVTLEITLTAVVVGIVWGTVLAVMRLSPIKPISWFAKLYVNLFRSVPLVMVLLWFYLIVPSLLQNVLGLSPKTDIRLVSAMVAFSLFEAAYYSEIIRAGIQSISRGQASAALALGMTHWQSMRLVILPQAFRAMIPLLLTQGIVLFQDTSLVYVLSLADFFRTASTIGERDGTQVEMILFAGFVYFVISLSASMLVNYLKRRTV, encoded by the coding sequence ATGTACAACTTTGACTGGAGTTCCATTCCACCCAGCCTGCCTTATCTCATCAAGGGGATGGGCGTCACGCTGGAAATCACCCTGACCGCGGTGGTGGTGGGAATTGTCTGGGGTACCGTGCTGGCGGTGATGCGCTTGTCGCCCATCAAACCCATCAGTTGGTTTGCGAAGCTGTACGTCAACCTGTTCCGCTCGGTGCCGCTGGTGATGGTGCTGCTGTGGTTCTATCTGATCGTGCCGAGCTTATTACAAAATGTGCTTGGCCTTTCTCCGAAAACCGATATTCGGCTGGTATCAGCTATGGTAGCCTTTTCGCTGTTTGAGGCGGCCTATTATTCCGAGATTATTCGCGCCGGTATCCAAAGTATTTCCCGCGGGCAGGCCTCCGCCGCGCTGGCGCTGGGGATGACCCACTGGCAATCCATGCGGCTGGTGATTCTGCCTCAGGCGTTCCGGGCCATGATTCCCCTACTGCTGACTCAGGGTATCGTGCTGTTTCAGGATACCTCGCTGGTGTATGTGCTCAGTCTGGCGGACTTCTTCCGTACCGCATCCACCATCGGCGAACGTGACGGCACCCAGGTGGAAATGATCCTGTTCGCCGGGTTTGTGTATTTTGTTATCAGCCTCTCGGCGTCGATGCTGGTCAATTATTTGAAGAGAAGGACGGTTTGA
- a CDS encoding amino acid ABC transporter permease translates to MSIDWNWGIFLQSAPFGNTTYLGWIISGLQVTVTLSLCAWVIAFLLGSLLGILRTVPNRLLAGIGTCYVELFRNVPLIVQFFSWYLVVPELLPTKIGMWFKAELDPNIQFFLSSMFCLGMFTAARVCEQVRAGIQSLPRGQKAAGLAIGLTLPQTYRYVLLPNAYRVVVPPLTSEMLNLVKNSAIASTIGLVDMAAQAGKLLDYSAHAYESFSAITLAYIGINAIIMLIMQIVEHKTRLPGNLGSK, encoded by the coding sequence ATGTCAATAGATTGGAACTGGGGCATTTTCCTGCAATCCGCTCCGTTCGGAAATACGACCTATTTAGGGTGGATTATTTCCGGCCTGCAGGTCACCGTAACACTTTCCTTGTGCGCCTGGGTCATCGCCTTCCTGCTGGGCTCACTGCTGGGTATTCTGCGTACCGTCCCTAACCGCCTGTTAGCCGGTATCGGCACCTGCTATGTGGAACTGTTTCGCAACGTGCCGCTGATTGTTCAGTTCTTCAGTTGGTATCTGGTGGTGCCAGAGTTACTGCCAACTAAAATCGGCATGTGGTTTAAAGCCGAGCTGGACCCCAATATCCAGTTCTTCTTATCTTCCATGTTTTGTCTGGGGATGTTCACCGCCGCGCGCGTATGCGAACAGGTGCGGGCGGGCATTCAGTCGCTGCCGCGTGGACAGAAGGCCGCCGGTCTGGCCATCGGCCTGACTCTTCCCCAGACCTACCGCTATGTATTGCTGCCCAACGCCTACCGGGTGGTGGTGCCGCCGCTGACCTCGGAAATGCTCAATCTGGTGAAAAACTCCGCCATCGCTTCCACTATCGGTCTGGTGGATATGGCGGCGCAGGCCGGCAAGCTGTTGGATTATTCTGCTCACGCCTATGAATCTTTCAGCGCGATCACGCTGGCTTATATCGGCATCAACGCCATCATCATGCTGATCATGCAGATTGTGGAGCATAAGACCCGTCTGCCGGGCAATCTGGGGAGCAAATAA
- a CDS encoding glutamate/aspartate ABC transporter substrate-binding protein produces the protein MQLRKLALSVMLISTTATMAYAEEQAASAPKEDKSVPTLKKVKDSGVIVIGHRESSVPFSYYDNQQKVVGYSQAYSDKIVEAVKKAVGAPNLQVKLLPITSQNRIPLLQNGTFDLECGSTTNNLERQQQAAFSNTIFVIGTRLLTKKDSGIKDFTDLNGKAVVVTSGTTSEVLLNKMNEEKKMNLRIISAKDHGDSFRTLESGRAVAFMMDDALLAGERAKAKNPDEWVIVGTPQSHEAYGCMLRKNDPEFKKLVDDTIAQVQTSGEAVKWYERWFTQPIPPKDLNLNYVLSDDMKALFKAPNDKAL, from the coding sequence ATGCAATTGCGTAAACTGGCACTGTCAGTAATGCTGATCAGCACAACAGCCACTATGGCTTATGCAGAAGAACAGGCAGCCTCGGCCCCAAAAGAAGACAAATCGGTCCCCACGCTGAAAAAAGTCAAAGACAGTGGGGTTATCGTCATTGGCCATCGCGAATCTTCCGTGCCGTTTTCCTACTACGACAATCAGCAAAAAGTCGTAGGCTATTCACAGGCTTACTCCGACAAGATTGTTGAGGCCGTCAAAAAAGCGGTCGGCGCGCCCAATCTGCAGGTGAAATTGCTCCCGATCACCTCTCAGAACCGTATCCCGCTACTGCAAAACGGTACGTTCGACCTGGAGTGCGGCTCCACCACCAACAACCTGGAACGCCAGCAGCAGGCGGCTTTCTCCAATACCATCTTTGTGATCGGCACGCGTCTGCTGACCAAAAAAGATTCCGGTATCAAGGACTTCACCGATCTGAACGGCAAAGCGGTGGTCGTTACCTCCGGCACCACGTCCGAAGTGTTGCTGAATAAGATGAATGAAGAGAAGAAAATGAACCTGCGCATCATCAGCGCCAAGGATCACGGCGACTCCTTCCGTACTCTGGAGAGCGGCCGCGCGGTAGCCTTCATGATGGACGATGCCCTGCTGGCGGGCGAACGCGCCAAAGCCAAAAATCCGGATGAGTGGGTTATCGTCGGTACGCCGCAATCTCACGAAGCCTACGGCTGTATGCTGCGTAAGAACGACCCTGAATTCAAGAAACTGGTGGACGACACCATCGCTCAGGTACAAACCTCCGGCGAAGCCGTCAAATGGTACGAGCGCTGGTTTACCCAACCAATCCCGCCCAAAGATCTTAACCTGAACTATGTCCTGTCCGACGACATGAAGGCACTGTTCAAGGCACCGAATGATAAGGCGCTGTAA